The region GGTATAACAAATAACACTGTGTTTGACGTGGATTAAACTTATATAAGTGTATATCCTTGTAAAAATCATTTTGAACAATAAAAAAGTATTCACAGTATATTGTTTCAAACTTagcatatatttttaataggatCTTATGCAATTTATTAGGatgtatttattaattatatgtattttgaatgttttttttttttttgaaactttGGTGTAGGTGGAGAATCAAGAAGGGGTGGCAAACTTTGATGAAATCCTAGCCAACTCCGACGCGTTTATGGTGGCGCGTGGAGATTTAGGAATGGAAATCCCGATCGAGAAAATATTCCTAGCACAAAAAGTCATGATTTACAAATGCAACCTCCAAGGAAAACCGGTAGTCACCGCCACTCAAATGCTCGAATCGATGATCAAATCCCCACGACCAACGCGAGCAGAAGCCACAGACGTCGCCAACGCCGTCCTCGACGGAACCGACTGTGTCATGCTCAGCGGCGAAACCGCCGCCGGAGCATACCCTGAAGTCGCCGTGAAAACCATGGCGAGAATCTGCATCGAAGCAGAAAACACAATCAATTACGCCGACGTCTTCAAACGAATCGCCGCAAACGCCCCAGTCCCGATGAGCCCACTCGAAAGCCTAGCGTCCGCCGCCGTTCGAACCGCTAACTCATCAAGAGCAACCCTAATTTTGGTTCTGACAAGAGGCGGAAGCACCGCGAAGCTGGTGGCGAAGTACCGGCCCGGGATGCCGATTTTGTCAGTGGTGGTGCCGGAAATTAAGACCGATACGTTTGACTGGTCGTGTAGCGATGAAACGCCGGCGAGGCATAGTCTGATTTTTAGAGGTTTGGTTCCGGTGTTATCTGCCGGATCGGCGAAAGCTTCTCATGCTGAATCGACGGAAGAAGCTTTGGATTTTGCTCTGCAACATGCGAAGGAGAAAGGGCTTTGTAAGGCGGGGGATGCGGTGGTGGCGTTACATCGCGTCGGAACGGCGTCTATTATCAAGATTGTGAACGTTAAGTGAAAAAGGTGAAATCGATTATGATTTATtttctgtattttttttttttttgtatgatgTATATTTCAGTAAACTATTGTCGATGGTTGTGACATCGATAAAACTGCATTGTTTGTGTTTATGGGGATTTTTATGTAATTTGGCGCATAAAACTCAGTTGGCGAAATTTGGCCGACTGTTGTTGCCGAGTTGACTCGGTATGTAATGGAAATGACCAACAATCTATGAAGTTGTTAGAGAAATAATTGTGAGGATGTGGAAAGAAGATGCCAAGAGTTTTATATTCTGGCTTATGGAAAGGTGATAAACTTGTATCAATTCAAACTAAAAGTTGTGAAAGTAGTCAATTATCTACTACTCTGGAAACAAGAAGAAAAAGGAGAGTCAACAAAAAACCTGTTGAAATTGTAGAGGATCATATATGGAGAGGGCTTTTCCTCATGGATGCAAATCAATGGATAACGTACTTTCTCATGGTAAGTTTGAATAGTTGAAAAGCATCAAAGAATCTTGTATTTGTTGTATTTCAAACTTGACAAATCGATAATATGAAGATTAATATCGTGAAGTAATATACAATCGTTAATAATATCAAAGCAAAGAAACCGATAAAATATATAATCGTTAATAATATCAAAGCAAAGAAACCGATAAATAATATTAAGAATTAAAGACAAGATAGAAAAGTAAAATGTAGAAGGAGAGTATCTCGTTGTCAGATGAATTAAAGACGAGATAGAAAATGTAGATCCAACCTCAAGATAACATATTATTGTTAGTTGAAAGTTGCACATAATGACTCTTGTCCTTAAATGTCTTACATCGTTCCAAGGttgtaaacatcaacataaaacataatgatTTAATGTCGATTATTGTTTTTTTCAAATAGTTGTGGAAGAACTAATAAACTCAAAGGAAATACTTGAAAATCCAGAAGAATGCAGAATTGTAGAGGGAGAGAATAGAACAGAGAGAAATCTCGGTTTTGGTGTGTGGAATACGGCTCCAAGAGAGATGTATTAATAGTCTTAAAAACCCCACAAAGACACCACGAAACACATAATTATCGCAGCGGTGGCCTaattgcaccctatataatctcctcAAGCCCCATGGGCTAGTCTCCTTACCAGCCTCAATTGCCACTTAAACCTTAATTCGTCCCTTAAACCttcttggtggtgttcttgagccTTGAGTGGATTCTTGTGATTATTTTGCTCATTTCCAAAGGAAGATTTGAAGATTGAAGGTGCTTAGCTTAGAAGGAAGATCATAAATCCATAATCTCTCCACTTCTTGCAGTctctttgaggtatcaagtttgcatCTTGGCATGTGTATGATAAGATCTCTTCATGGCTAGTGTATTATGGTTTTGGTCTCCTTTTTGGGTCTTTGGATGAGTTGAGTTTCTTTAGGGCTTGTTCTTTCGGATATGGGTTTGTTTTGGTATCCTTGAGCAttaaggtgcaagctttatgtgaGGAATGGTGTCATGCATGCTTCAAGTCCCCTATTAAGTTCCTTTTTAGCTTAAGATCTTTATTTAGTCATATAtggacgtaaagttggcaactttacatgataaccCAGCtcaaggaggtcagatctatgttttggggaCCTGTCTttaaggattaagtgcttattggttaagtTGTTGAATCTCAAGCAAAAACGGCGTGTTTGCAAGCTAACACGGTGTGTTAGCTAGGGATTTCTCGATTATCTAGATGTTGGAAAAACACGGCAtgttaggtcaacatggactgttgaccttgaccttgacttttatagttgaccagggttgaccattGGGTATTTTGGGTTTGGGTTATCTTTTGGGCTTGATTGTTTGGGGCATTGTTGGGTCATCTGAGAACAAGGGATTAGGGAAAATTTAATGGACTTTAGGTTAAGGCCCATGTTAgcgtttgggcccaatttggaaaattatgcCATAAGTAGATCTTGGTTGATTATTTGGTTTGTGGGCTTTTgattgtgagtt is a window of Lactuca sativa cultivar Salinas chromosome 1, Lsat_Salinas_v11, whole genome shotgun sequence DNA encoding:
- the LOC111896981 gene encoding pyruvate kinase, cytosolic isozyme — encoded protein: MDQMKTDQSLQEIGVRRPRTKIVCTLGPASRSVTMVEKLLKAGMNVARFNFSHGSYEYHQETLDNLQTAMDNTGILCAVMLDTKGPEIRTGFLKDGKPIQLKQGEEITISTDYDIKGDNTMICMSYKKLAYDVKPGMVILCADGTISFSVLSCDTEKGLVRCRCENTAVLGERKNVNLPGVIVDLPTLTEKDKEDILTWGVPNKIDMIALSFVRKGSDLIEVRKLLGEHAKNILLMSKVENQEGVANFDEILANSDAFMVARGDLGMEIPIEKIFLAQKVMIYKCNLQGKPVVTATQMLESMIKSPRPTRAEATDVANAVLDGTDCVMLSGETAAGAYPEVAVKTMARICIEAENTINYADVFKRIAANAPVPMSPLESLASAAVRTANSSRATLILVLTRGGSTAKLVAKYRPGMPILSVVVPEIKTDTFDWSCSDETPARHSLIFRGLVPVLSAGSAKASHAESTEEALDFALQHAKEKGLCKAGDAVVALHRVGTASIIKIVNVK